CAAAACTGCTCCATAggatgtctttttctttttttctttcttgctctaATCCTGTAAGGAAGGATTAATCTGCATATACTTTGTAACCACCGCTGTGCAAGGAACTGGACGTAACATAAAACATATacacatagacatacatacatatacatacactttAAATGAGTAATTATTATCAATTAATCCAGGCTCCATGACACCTACTTTTACCTCAGGGAGTCAGTTACATTCAAGGCCCTGGAGTTCTGTTCAGCAGGATGTCCCAGCAGTCAACTGGGGTAAAAGAAGCTGTAACAGAACTGATAATTACCATGAACTTCTTTTTCTGCTCAGTGTTCTCCACATGGCTCCCTTCACTTCATTGTTCCTCAGGCTATAGATAATGGGGTTTAACATGGGGGTGATGACTGTGTAGGAGAGAGACAAGATCTTCTTGGTGTCAGGTGAATAGCTGGACTTGGGCCAGATGTATGTCAAGCTGCTTGTGCCGTAAAACAGAATCACGACTGTGAGGTGGGAGGAACAAGTAGAAAAAGCTTTGTATCTACCCTCTGCTGATGTCATCCTTAGCACGGTATGGATGATGCAAATGTAGGACACTATAATCAGTACAAATGGGACCATTATAATTATTACAGTAGCCGTGAGGGAATGCATCTCAAACTTGTAGGTGTCTGCACACACCAACTCTATGAGAGGAGGGCCATCACAGAAGAAGTGATCCACCTCATTGGGTCCACAGAACGGGAAACTAAAGAGCCATTTGACCTGCACAGTCCCCATAGGGATTCCTGAGATCCACAAGGTCAGCATGATTTGGATGCACATCCTCCTGTTCATAATGCTCGTGTAGCGCAGTGGGTAGCGTATAGCAATATAGCGATCATAGGCCATGGCAACCAGGAGGAAACACTCTACAGTtccaaggaaaaagaagaaaaacatctgTGCTATGCATCCAGAGAAGGAGATGGATTTATTCTCAGAGAAGAGAATTGCCAGCAGTTTGGGGACAACTACGAGGGTGAAGCAGATTTCCAAGAAGGACAAGTtcctgaggaagaagtacatggggctaGAAAGGGCTGGGTCCACCGTAGTAATGAGGATGATGAGGATATTTCCTAGGAGGCTCGTGATATAAATAACCAAAATCACCACAAAGAGCAGAAACTGGAACTGTTTGAGAGTGGGGAACCCCAAGAGAATGAATTCAGTAACTACAGTTTGATTTGCCCAGATCATTTTCTAAGTATCCAAAGTGTGGTGTTCAAATGAAAATGAGAGAGATTCTGCACTTCCTTAATGCGTCGGCCAGCCCAGGGATTCTGACGGGGGTGCGCAGGTTTCACCAAATACATAAACTTGCCATCCTAGGCAGAGAAAACTGCTTCTTTGGTTTTCCATTCAGGGCAATTCTGAATATTATTCAGGGTAGGTTACTCTTCGGACAGATGGAGTCTTAGGCTGTAGGTGGGTATATTTACTGATTGTGTGATCAGAGCCTTCATCTCTTGGCTTTCCCACGTCAGGTGTTCATTTATCAACTTGAAGTGGACTCAGGGTCTCCAAGGCTTGGTAAAGAAATATAGTCCCTAGCAAAGGACCTTACAATTGTCCAGTATCATGGACATAATAGCAATGGTGAAAACCTTAAGCAATCAGCATATGTCCTGAAAGGTTGAAAGAAAGCCAGGTAACATTTTAGCATTAATATAGATGCCTTAAAAATGCAATAATTACTCTTTTTTGCATTTTCATCATTATTTGAATGGAAgaaatctttgttttgttttaaccaaATTCAAATTTATTTCTGTCTGTAAGAAAGTGGAGAGGGGTGGGTTGGAGAAAGACCAACACTTTTAAAACCCCTAACTGTAGTTATTTTTTTACATGGAAAAGCATTTACATTTTCTGAACAAGAAAATATCACCTGCCtccataaataaaatatttgtgcttccattaaaaaaatgccTTGTGTAGGTTCCGTACTTTAGCATTATCCACATCCTAGGCTAAGTTGCAGTCTGCAGACAGTCACACACTTGCTTAACATTTTTAATCTTAATAATCCTGCAGATATCCATGGGGATAGTTGCAAAGGTAAGCTTAGGCAGATGATTTCAGGGTTTACACTACTTGGGTCCCAGTTGCCTTACAGAAAGAACAGCGAAATAACaattgcaattaaaataaatggcaaaaCTTCAATAGTGTCAGTTTTTCCCTCAGTATAACTACTTCTTTTTTCAATGTAGATACCAAAGATTTAAAGTTATGTAATATAATCATGTTTATCCATTTAAGATGTTAAAATACTACAGTCTTTACTATGACCACTTATGTACTAAAAGACAAAACTCAGGATAAAATAGATTACCATAACCAGGCAATAAAATAGATTACCATAACCAGGCAATACAATTGGGCTGGAGTTCTCCACATATGTACAGCAAGTAAAGAATCTGATAATTTGAGAATAATATGAACCTGAAATGTTGCTGAAATATGTCAGTGTATAGATATATCAAAGAAGTACTTTCCAATTACAATATACAAAAATACATTGCAAATCCATGTATAAAATTTGATTTCACATCAGAGAACTAAAAGCAAGGTGGAGAACTTGCTTGTTTAATAAATTATCCAATACAACTGATTTTGTGAATGTTCTGTTAAAACACACATCCTCATTTTAAAGGAATAACCCAGAAAGATGCTTTATTGAACATTCagtgaaaaattaaataattttacaATTATTTGTAACAGCTCTTTTGGGAAAAGGTAAAGCAAATACAGCTTTAACTATTTGATTGCATGGAATCTGAGAAAAGGTACATAATGATATACTTGCATAATTACAACAGACAATAGCTTGTAAATAAACAATGTTATGATTACAAGGAACACAGTACAACACAGTAGGTATTTAGATCAGGGTGACACTGTCCTCTTTCCTaacaccacccccaccccgccccttTCTCCGTCTATGCATCTGTCTCCCTACCTGATGCATCAATATCAGTGGACAATCCACTCATGATTTGCATTTGTCTCATATTCAAAGTTAGCTATTCTTACCATTCACTGCTATTTCCCCATACTTTTCTTGTGTTTAATAGATGGATTTAATTTGTGGCAGCTGTTCTCAATGCCATGGGTGGAAAGCTGAAAGAATTGCCTTGCAAAATTAAGGGGAACAGCCATGGTGTACTTAATGGAATTTCTAGTGCATTACTGACAAGCAGGAGACCTGACAGGCCAATAGCACTAAAGTGTCTCAAACCACATCCTGCTTAAAATACTCTTGCCTTTCACAACTCCTCCTCCATATCCAAGGGTGAGGTCCCTTGCTGCTTGCAATGAACTACATCATCCACTCCTGGGACATAGCCACAAGAGAGACCTGGAGCTCAGCTTGAAATGGTTTCAGCACTTACACTGAGCATTATGGGCTAAAGGTTAATATGGATGTAGCCAAAATTAGTTACATGACTAAAGCTGAGAAAATAGACAGACAGTTGGATGTTTATAGTAATATTCAATTATACtgagatcatagaaaagtagaactggaagggaccttcagagatcaccctctgcctgaggcaggatcatcctaaTACAAACACTCCAATAAAAATCCTTATCTAACCTATTCCTAGAACTGAACTGTCAACCCAGTTGCACAGCTACAAAGCATAGCAGCCTAACCTGGCACATGTAAAGCAGTGGAAAGAGGGCTGCCAGCATCTTGCTGCTGCAAGGattgttaaaatgtgctttagcGATCCAAGGAAGAGGGGGCTATACTCCCGttgcagagaaaggcaaaaactccacatctgtagcaacaggagggatAGCTTTTGACATTgggacatggggccaggaaggatttttctatcaggcagcccagcccagactaATTGCCCAGCTGACCAAACATGCCAGAGGCTCCAACTGGTAGGCTCACCCCTGTTGGTGAACCAGCTAGACACTGTTTAGAACGATAGGACAGTAGTTCTGGAGGGAATGTCATGAAGACGTCTAATTCCCCCGCTCCCCCAAGACAGGGTCAAGCCTGGCTAAGTCATCCCAACCCAATCTAACCtggttttgaaaatttccaggggtgGAGATTTAGGCAGCCTGTTGCAATGCTTAACAACCCTCGTAGTCAGAAAGCTGTTCctaaatctccaacctaaatttcctctgttacagctccactgctcctagtcctgtccactATAGCCATGTAGTCTTTCTAAatcttctttgtaaccacccttcagtaATTTGAAGGCTTATCAAATCAGCCCTCAGTCTTCTTGTCTGCAGTTCTTTCAGTTTGTCCTTATTAGTTCTGCTCCCCAGGCCTCTAAGCATTTTATTTCTCTCCACTGGACTTCTTCcaaatctttcttgaagtatggtctAGGGCCTCTTGACTGGATGCTTGAGATAGATGGCAACCTCCCCACTTAAGTCTACCTGAGCCTGCAGATTGCAGGCCAGCCAACAGTTCTGCCTGAAGATGTTTTGTGAGTAGGCTTGGCTAGACTGTTGCTGAGAGATATTTGAGGGATACCCAAGCCACTGCAAAGTGGAGCAATAGCAGTGGGAGTAGCAGCAACAAATTCACCATCTGGATCTGTGCCTCTCTCAGAGGAGAGAGTAGATCCAGTGATTTTACATGTGCAGGGGATTTTAATCTAGGCAGATGGAGGACAAGAGATGGTAGCAGATTTGTGAAAGTGAGCCAGAAGCACCTGTCATTTTAAGTAGATAGTGCTATAAGCCAAGCTTTCTGCATGGGGCTGCAACAAAGGAGCACAGGCTTGCCATTAGGAAaactgtgtgtggggctggggagccaCATGACCAAAAGGGGTGAGGCTTAGAGGGATATAAAGCAGGGCCTGAGGCAAAGTAGGCATTCTGACCCTGTAGACTAAAAGAAGCAGAggtctggggaggggagagacctGACTATGTAAGGTGGCAGGGCATCAGactggggaagctgcagggagCCTTACACCACTAGGTATCTGAAGAAAAGTGTTTTGAGACCTGGTTATTATAGTTGGTTGCTATGGCATGGTGTTCACCTGGGCTGGTGAGCCTCTTGTTTCAGAGCAGATACTCATATCTTTTAGTTCGTGTTTACATGCTGGaggagcagattgtggctgtaggggcagaagAGACCACCAAAAGCCTCCTGGTTGAGCCCAGGATGGGCTATGGAGATTTTGGAATGGCAAGGTAGCCAAGAagtggagaaggttttgtaggTTGGTTTGTTAACTCTTCCTCTCACACATATTGCTGTGGACTCATTTTTAGAGACGACAACTCAAACATAAATAGTGATGGAGGAAGGATGAGTGCTCTTATTATCACTTTAATAATGATATTGGTAATGGCCTTCCTAAAAGTGAACAGCATTTTAAGTAAGCAGATGTGGGAAAAGATTTAAATGGCTTCAGCATAGGTCAAACacgattttttttccagcagtgtCATTTTTGCCATATGGTGGAGGCCATAGTGTGGTTGAAAAGAGAGGTGGGAGCCCTCTTGATGATCAAGCCCATGTGAAAACAGGCCAATAAGAGTGACAGTCTTAATTATGAACCTTAAGCTAGTGTTAAACAGTCATCCATAATATTTCCTCCGTCAGCAGAACGTGATGGTGAAGGCTGGGGGCACAGAGGTGGatgttttaatgtctgtaccCCTACTGAAAGAAGCCAACTGAactctttaggaaaaaaaatagtggTGTGTGTATTACCAAAGGAAAGCTGTGGCTAGTGGTGGGGGATTTTTAACTGTATAATTGTAAAGGGAGATCAAACAAGGGAGAGAAGCAGCAAGTGGTTTGGATTGCTCAAATTTGTGGAAGGAGGTTTTAAAAGATAATGTTGGGTTTtgggctgttttttgtttttagtatGTGGAGAAGTGAGTGGGATTTTTCAATAGTGGACACTAGAACAGGAGCACAATCAAGGatcaacttcttttttttaatctcgcCTGATTTTAAAGTGATTAATGAGGAAGCCACATCTATATTTTTAAGAGATCACTTCTTGCTGAAAGTGAAGGTGGGAGCTGGGTTATGACATCGGAGGCTGGAGTGTATGGAAATCAAACATGCAAATACTGGAAGAGGAGGGAGTTAGTAAAGATTTTTGGGCAGCAGCATAATGAGTGGCAAGTGCTGAAAGCTACTATGTTgatgtcgtgcatccaaagatttGAACAGCTTTCTTTGCTAGCCTAAATAAATCCAAGTTGCCTCTGCAGCCACTTTACACTGTAAGATGAGACTAGAAAAAGCTTGTTATGAATCTCAACTGCCTCCATAGGTAGGCTATTATTCCCTTAACCTTTTGCAGCTGGGTTCCAGGCCATGAGTCCTGCACCTTGTTACAAACGCACCTTAATTTGTGGACCCATACACAAGGTTTGCAGGTCTTTtgtctctctgggtgcatctacacatgcaattaatgtgacacaatgaACTCTGAAGCATTTTGAGCTGGAGTATGCTGTTCCCcagcacagcatctacacatgaatacAGGACAGCTGCACTTTGAGCCAGAGTGGAGGGggcccctggctggcagcaggcttgggggagggccggctccaggtggcagcactgggcagcagaggaACTGGGTGCTGCACAAGGGTGCTGATCCTGAGGAGTCACATGGCTAGGTGGCAGGTAGGAGTCTGGCCCCCATCAGTCACAGACTAGGTatgtgtttcagtgcagtaaatgactctgtcagaactatcttatggtggagtcaGTGTATTGCGCCCTAATACCAGCActtgtgtagactgtgacacttttactgcagagctagttagtCAGCCTGGCTGTTGCTTAATGGAAGGAAACGTGCTGGCCTGGTCAGCAtggggccctgtggggtgggagggagtgaaaCTGAAATTTTGAAAATAAACAGGATACAGACTAGAGGAGGGCAAATTGAGGTGAGcagccacaaaaacaaaacaaaacactcaaaaacaaacaagaaaaaaacctgaaggGGAATAGGAATGACTTAAGGTGGGGACCATCCAATGAAGTCCTAGGTTTGGCTTGCCAGTGTGGGTTGGGTAGAGAGAGATGCACCCAAacatgaagggggggggggggatgacccCACAAGGAGCAATAAGACACAAATAACTAATATACTGTTTTATTTGtaaattttattttgcattaattTCACGCCACAGACTTCCCAAAGCAGCTAAACATTTTCCCCTTTCCCATGTCTCCCATTCTGTTTtcctccacccacctccctgtcTGGTCCCCTAGATGATCCCccaagagcaggctcagggaagaggatcctgcccatctctgctgctggtgctgctgctgcccttggcTTTATCTGGAGTAGGTCTGGAGTTCCTGCTGTCAAACAGGAACAGCTGCAGAAGTAGATGGGAGAGACAGGGAATGGAAGGGGGTCAaacatgctgctgagcatggatgGGAGGGAATAGGGTATTGAGCTGGAGGAGGTTGGATTCTTATTTGATTCTTGGACATAAAATAATCCCTGGctactagggctgtatgaagctttgggtgctgatttgatttgaaggagatttggcccaattaggattcagccaccaaatcaaatctagagaccaattaaaaggtctgaatcaatttgggcagtccccgctcactgcagcagggagctggacccagattcAATGCTGGTAAataaggggtgtgggaggggaccTAGATTATCCCTAGATAACATTAATTGCTGTAGATTAATAAAAGTTGCTGAGCCAGACCCTAGTTAATGTAAATCTTTCATTCAAAGGATTAGTCATCCAACTGTTATAATTCAGCAATTAGAATGGACAGGACTGATTCTTGGTTCTTGTATGCCATTGACTTAAATAGAAAAATACTGAACGACAACAGCAGAGGAGATGATCCCTATACATATCAAACATGAGTGAGCTTTAATGTGGATCATTACTTCTGCTGTGAAACTTGCCTATTGAATTTTTCACCTGACTCGTTTACCATTTCAGTTAGTTATATTATACTTGCCTATGGTCTCCACTCCAGGACATCTTCTCCCTTTTATGCTCTGGTAGGGTATTAGGAGTAGACCAAGTAACAGGCCTTAAACTGAACAGGGGAGATGATTACTCAAAAAACTGGGCTTCAATGCTGAGGAGTGCATCCCTCCCATTCTCTTCTACTCTGCATGTGCCAAATACCAGAAATGAGGCCATGCAGCAGCTATAGAGTTCACATGGTGTACCTTAGGGTGCACCTAGATGTAACAATTGCACTGATTTCAGAGGTTACTGGTACAAGCCAAGACCAAGAATCTCTTATCTGCATGTTGCTTAGTTGGTTAGTTAAAACGGGTGGGTAGCAACACTGCTCCAACTCTAACTCAACATAAGTGAGGATCAAAGTTGGGATGGATCATACAGAGGTCAGTGTTGGAGCATGACGGGTAATGTCTGTATTTTGCCCATACCCTTAAGCACTCTGTCTTCAGTCTCCTTATTGGCACATACTCCATGCCCATCACTCTACATTACCACTTTTGAAGGGGTTTAGCATATATGGACCTAGTGGGCAGGCTGTCTTTTGCATCCAATCTCAGGTTTTGCaaagtcacaaaaaagccatacgtctcctccctcccccaccaacagTCCAGAGTGGCCTTGCTTGCTTAAACTTTCTTGCCTAGTTGCTGCATCTTCATTTTACTGATCCCATTACCATTCTGTTGAACCATATGAATTGACTAACAACTTTTCTTAGGGCTTCCTTCACCTCTGTTTCTCAGGCTATAGATAATGGGATTGATCAGGGGAGTTAGGGCAGAGTAGAAGACAGAAAACACTTTGTTTAGGTTTTTCTGTGTGTTGCTTTTTGGTATCACACAAACCATAATTAAGGTCCCATTAAAAAGGGTAACAACCTTGAGAGGAACAGGTAGAAAATACTTTCTGCCCCCCTGTACTGGAGAAGACTCTCAGAACTGTGGAAGTTAAGCAAATATAAGATACCACAGTTATTGCAAATGAAAGAGGGATGTTTGTGCAGGCAAATATTAAGGTGGTCCATGTAATCACTGCAGAACAGATTAATTAGTGGGGTTAAATCACAAAAAATGGTCTATTTCATGGGGACCACAGAATGTCAATTGTGATTCTCAATAAAGTACATGCCAGGAACCCACTCATCCAAGATCTACCTGCCAACTGGAGGAAAAGCTTACCATTCATGAGGGCTGCATAATATACAGGTTTACATATTGCTAAATATTGATCATAAGACATTGAGGCTAAAAGATAACATTCTGTAATTGCCAGAGCAGCAAAACAATAGAAGTGTGCGATACAACCACTGACAGAAATGGCCCCATCCCTCCAAGCAAGACAAGTTTGCCAGGAAGGAGTACTTGGGGGCAGGGTATGAAGGTGTTGATCAGCCACAACCAGTACAATGATGAGGTTGTTCCCAGCTACAGTCACTAAGCAGATCACTAGAAACAGCAAGAAGAGTGGAATGTGCGATTCATGGAGATTCCCAAATCCCAATAGGATGAATTCAGCTATGGATGTTTGTTTGTtcacttttcttttctctgtcaGGATTAGCTAGTGCAAGAAGaaattttaagaaataaaaataagtaaaaacaaggccagaatatatttttttaactatttaaaaGATCCAAAGCAGCAATCAAAATAAGTATTAATCTCCTCCCACCTATCTGAGTATTGTATTCTTTGTTTCTTACATATTTTTCAGTAGAGTTATTAATCTCACAGCAAATCTAACCTCTGTTGCATATAATCCAATAACATGAATGACAATCACAGGAGTATGTGCTACAAAGCATCTTTCAGGATCACCTAATAAATGTATAATGATATGGATATGGAATATTTTCAGGGCTGTGCCCTGGATCCTCTAACTTTTTGGCAGAGTTGGTACAAATTTCAGTGCTTCTCCAGAGAGGACATGGCTCTCGAGCAACATTTTGGGGCCAGAGCGCACACAGGAACACACTGCTTGGTATCAAACCTAAATGGCCATGACACTCCAGCCTGAATGATCTGGTGCTCATTTATAGCTGAGTCGAGACATAATAGCCTTTGGCACAGgtagaaaggaaattaaaatttGGGAGCTGTAGCAAGCCACTGCACCAGCTCTGCTACTGTTCAGTTTAACAAGTCATCTTTTATTGTTTGCTACTGACTTCCTTGTATCAGAAGTAGTACCAATACAGTGAATCCACAGTTTAAAGATACACTCTTAGACCTCGACTCCATGAggcgcccaacaactagggagacgacggtccaattacccatggatcctggtactcattagccagagcagaacaggaagcaaacaccagtgcacattgctcgcaacagctttgttcggaatggagacagcttcaggccagCTCCCACACCGATTGAATACGGGAAGCTGCAATGAGCAATAGTTCTTTCCCATGTTTATATACTTTGGTTTATGCTTATTACTATTCATTCTACCCTTACTCCTcctctgttccacccatttctcctcacATCTCAAGctttgcctctgtttactgtttgcttcattagcatggaattgcctatgcatttacTCATTTACATGTGTTTTTGCTGTGAGTGCATGATGAAGACCTTGAATCCTGCTCTtcagtcaatgggcagactttgaccaaagcttctggaggcttcttcaccaatcaccattcccctttttgcatatgttcattttggattctgttaccaattacgtgttgttttccacattccagtctgtttttctgtcttagATTGTACCCTCTTCCACCTTTTTCGGGCCCCTCtatcttatctcattcctcactgtagctggttcacagcacagaGACTCACAccgattcacttgctgcttttccctcagaaaatggttgacacagttaaaatggttacttagcataagcaattGGCTGggttagatatcattctgccttgtggtcagcagctctgatAGGCCACAGGATAAAacctttgtattcagctgcaaatccagtacTCCCTAAtaatccaaatattgtcaccctagcACTCCTTCACAGGATTAGCataggcagcaaaagagaaacccagctgtgacagctgaaattatgtctgtgtgataaaggtgcttgctgaaggccctatgaagattagaccaagtgtttttctgtttttgtttagatattaagctatatgttgttgctaaagaCTTaattatacaaggcctcactacatcttagatTTTAAAGTAACgtctagtaaatttagcaaagccttgaagtaatAAGGCCCTgtagcatagttaaaattactttatcaaagaaatgcaaggcttgtactgctaattggtcagtctaaggacagttgaagtaaaaggaatctgagtggttgtacgttatcagaaccattcagaagctttcagttggctggaatatctggaaaccattcagaaggaagagacagctctgtaaaaaggattagttagctgttgcctggatcagtgggcccgtggacctcgaggagcccaagaactgcatgcCAGGGTCCTTTCccagtacccctttggacagtgccgttcagggacgcctgacttggctgaactttgaggaaaagaagcttgctgtctatcaggcatcagaggggactgccgataagttgccaacgtgaactgcttttgtctgtcattgtttgtcttgttactacgcatagttgtgtttttgttaagccAATacatctttcttacctttctacccccgaacattctctcaatcctgaaccctccgcaggagtctgggacataaattggtatcatgaacaggattgagaggctgTGGTCTGGAGAGAAAGGTCAGAATGATGGGAGTTGCATGGGCCCCGTTAGTAGCTTTGCTTAAGGAGGTGACGGGGATGGAGAATCCTGG
This sequence is a window from Alligator mississippiensis isolate rAllMis1 chromosome 15, rAllMis1, whole genome shotgun sequence. Protein-coding genes within it:
- the LOC102565090 gene encoding olfactory receptor 10A7-like, with the translated sequence MIWANQTVVTEFILLGFPTLKQFQFLLFVVILVIYITSLLGNILIILITTVDPALSSPMYFFLRNLSFLEICFTLVVVPKLLAILFSENKSISFSGCIAQMFFFFFLGTVECFLLVAMAYDRYIAIRYPLRYTSIMNRRMCIQIMLTLWISGIPMGTVQVKWLFSFPFCGPNEVDHFFCDGPPLIELVCADTYKFEMHSLTATVIIIMVPFVLIIVSYICIIHTVLRMTSAEGRYKAFSTCSSHLTVVILFYGTSSLTYIWPKSSYSPDTKKILSLSYTVITPMLNPIIYSLRNNEVKGAMWRTLSRKRSSW